A window of the Henckelia pumila isolate YLH828 chromosome 3, ASM3356847v2, whole genome shotgun sequence genome harbors these coding sequences:
- the LOC140892867 gene encoding uncharacterized protein isoform X2, translated as MLVNHRESEQNTGLNNIPCNETQDKEARRQSSKNNISSDACNEDDNSSIVRRRGPNRGSQIPSNGDERTNIHVVMNKFIEIEVVRDITTDIKGSIKEAWPTWKNVPNDSKNLLWGNFKLRYKWDNLTDREMKKVWNKNAGRGPEWMDAEIWSNLVINHWNKEDHKKKCDVARNNRMTMKYGSITRHAGGSIPFGTHRERMEKELGRDVDDFEVFERTHKKKARY; from the exons ATGCTAGTGAATCATAGAGAATCTGAACAAAACACTGGGTTGAATAATATTCCCTGTAATGAGACACAG GACAAGGAGGCAAGAAGACAATCATCGAAAAATAATATCTCAAGTGATGCTTGTAATGAAGATGATAATTCGTCAATAGTTCGTCGAAGAGGACCTAATCGGGGGTCTCAGATTCCATCAAACGGCGATGAACGAACTAACATTCATGTGGTCATGAATAA ATTTATTGAGATTGAGGTTGTTCGTGATATTACAACTGATATCAAAGGATCCATTAAAGAAGCTTGGCCAACTTGGAAAAATGTTCCGAATGATAGTAAGAATCTGCTTTGGGGAAATTTTAAG CTGAGATATAAATGGGATAATCTTACCGATAGGGAAATGAAAAAGGTATGGAACAAAAATGCAG GTAGAGGACCAGAATGGATGGATGCTGAGATATGGAGTAACTTAGTCATCAATCATTGGAATAAAGAAGATCACAAGAAAAAATGTGATGTTGCTCGAAATAATCGAATGACAATGAAGTACGGATCGATTACAAGGCATGCAGGAGGTTCAATTCCTTTTGGAACACACCGGGAGAGAATG GAAAAAGAATTAGGACGAGATGTGGATGATTTTGAAGTTTTTGAACGAACGCATAAAAAAAAAGCAAGGTACTGA
- the LOC140892867 gene encoding uncharacterized protein isoform X1 has translation MLVNHRESEQNTGLNNIPCNETQDKEARRQSSKNNISSDACNEDDNSSIVRRRGPNRGSQIPSNGDERTNIHVVMNKFIEIEVVRDITTDIKGSIKEAWPTWKNVPNDSKNLLWGNFKLRYKWDNLTDREMKKVWNKNAGEGYRSAIHLAKKEALSLSHEELEREPTMLDIIGRGPEWMDAEIWSNLVINHWNKEDHKKKCDVARNNRMTMKYGSITRHAGGSIPFGTHRERMEKELGRDVDDFEVFERTHKKKARY, from the exons ATGCTAGTGAATCATAGAGAATCTGAACAAAACACTGGGTTGAATAATATTCCCTGTAATGAGACACAG GACAAGGAGGCAAGAAGACAATCATCGAAAAATAATATCTCAAGTGATGCTTGTAATGAAGATGATAATTCGTCAATAGTTCGTCGAAGAGGACCTAATCGGGGGTCTCAGATTCCATCAAACGGCGATGAACGAACTAACATTCATGTGGTCATGAATAA ATTTATTGAGATTGAGGTTGTTCGTGATATTACAACTGATATCAAAGGATCCATTAAAGAAGCTTGGCCAACTTGGAAAAATGTTCCGAATGATAGTAAGAATCTGCTTTGGGGAAATTTTAAG CTGAGATATAAATGGGATAATCTTACCGATAGGGAAATGAAAAAGGTATGGAACAAAAATGCAGGTGAGGGATATAGGTCAGCAATTCATTTGGCTAAAAAAGAAGCATTATCATTGTCACACGAAGAGTTAGAACGAGAACCAACCATGCTGGATATAATAGGTAGAGGACCAGAATGGATGGATGCTGAGATATGGAGTAACTTAGTCATCAATCATTGGAATAAAGAAGATCACAAGAAAAAATGTGATGTTGCTCGAAATAATCGAATGACAATGAAGTACGGATCGATTACAAGGCATGCAGGAGGTTCAATTCCTTTTGGAACACACCGGGAGAGAATG GAAAAAGAATTAGGACGAGATGTGGATGATTTTGAAGTTTTTGAACGAACGCATAAAAAAAAAGCAAGGTACTGA
- the LOC140892867 gene encoding uncharacterized protein isoform X3, translating into MLVNHRESEQNTGLNNIPCNETQDKEARRQSSKNNISSDACNEDDNSSIVRRRGPNRGSQIPSNGDERTNIHVVMNKFIEIEVVRDITTDIKGSIKEAWPTWKNVPNDSKNLLWGNFKLRYKWDNLTDREMKKVEDQNGWMLRYGVT; encoded by the exons ATGCTAGTGAATCATAGAGAATCTGAACAAAACACTGGGTTGAATAATATTCCCTGTAATGAGACACAG GACAAGGAGGCAAGAAGACAATCATCGAAAAATAATATCTCAAGTGATGCTTGTAATGAAGATGATAATTCGTCAATAGTTCGTCGAAGAGGACCTAATCGGGGGTCTCAGATTCCATCAAACGGCGATGAACGAACTAACATTCATGTGGTCATGAATAA ATTTATTGAGATTGAGGTTGTTCGTGATATTACAACTGATATCAAAGGATCCATTAAAGAAGCTTGGCCAACTTGGAAAAATGTTCCGAATGATAGTAAGAATCTGCTTTGGGGAAATTTTAAG CTGAGATATAAATGGGATAATCTTACCGATAGGGAAATGAAAAAG GTAGAGGACCAGAATGGATGGATGCTGAGATATGGAGTAACTTAG